Proteins encoded together in one Lutra lutra chromosome 4, mLutLut1.2, whole genome shotgun sequence window:
- the TMEM125 gene encoding transmembrane protein 125 gives MSEGEAPAPPGQGGLPPDMLGEQVELWWSQQPRRSALCFAVAVVLVAGCGAGGVALLSSTSSRSGEWRLATGTVLCLLALLVLVKQLMSSAVQDMNCLRQPHHVALLRSGGGADALVVLLSGLVVLVTGLTLAGLAAAPAPARPLAAMLSVGIGLAATGSLLLLGLLLYQVGLSGHCPPLHAAAPATPGDHGGHGSTFSISGQLSAGQRHETTSSIASLI, from the coding sequence ATGTCTGAAGGAGAGGCTCCAGCCCCGCCGGGCCAGGGGGGGCTGCCCCCAGACATGCTGGGAGAGCAGGTAGAGCTATGGTGGTCCCAGCAGCCGCGGCGCTCGGCACTCTGCTTCGCCGTGGCCGTGGTCCTGGTGGCGGGCTGTGGGGCGGGTGGTGTGGCACTGCTGTCCTCCACCAGCAGCCGCTCCGGTGAGTGGCGGCTGGCGACGGGCACAGTGCTCTGCCTGCTGGCCCTGCTGGTGCTGGTCAAGCAGCTGATGAGCTCGGCAGTGCAGGACATGAACTGTCTTCGCCAGCCCCACCACGTAGCCCTGCTGCGGAGCGGCGGAGGGGCCGATGCGCTCGTGGTGCTGCTCAGCGGCCTGGTGGTGCTGGTCACCGGCCTGACGCTGGCCGGGCTGGCCGCCGCCCCTGCCCCGGCCCGGCCGTTGGCTGCCATGCTGTCAGTGGGCATCGGCCTGGCTGCCACAGGCTCACTTCTGCTGCTGGGCTTGCTGCTGTACCAGGTGGGCCTGAGCGGACACTGTCCTCCCCTCCACGCAgccgcccccgccacccccggTGACCACGGCGGCCACGGCAGCACCTTCAGCATCTCGGGCCAGCTGTCTGCTGGCCAGCGTCATGAGACCACGTCCAGCATCGCCAGCCTCATCTGA